The Anas platyrhynchos isolate ZD024472 breed Pekin duck chromosome Z, IASCAAS_PekinDuck_T2T, whole genome shotgun sequence genome includes a window with the following:
- the MINAR2 gene encoding major intrinsically disordered NOTCH2-binding receptor 1-like produces the protein MVDDISEPDTKLGSDTVSVDCRILLHIINNRRSMHSQEAEAWAAFIITLQDRNMDLSVLPNNNHPDKFLQLEVKSLVKNSAFLQASLPKFPEAALPGVQQWHNRIYLQREKKNITELPGLELNGISQEMIDKALGKHITPITLKSTIKSNPLYSDIQVDDDWEEKKRTPSWTVQDYDRHSLHSNLASHIKENPNDLQFWMGDIYTPGYDTLLKKKEREKKHSKCCRIILLMILAVCILITIVTLSVLLT, from the exons ATGGTAGATGATATAAGTGAGCCTGACACCAAACTGGGGTCAGATACAGTTTCAGTAGACTGTCGTATCCTTCTTCACATCATTAATAATAGAAGGAGCATGCACAGCCAGGAAGCAGAAGCTTGGGCTGCTTTCATTATTACTCTACAGGACAGAAACATGGACCTCTCTGTTTTGCCAAACAACAACCATCCTGATAAATTTCTACAATTGGAGGTGAAGTCTTTAGTGAAAAACTCTGCCTTTCTGCAAGCCAGCCTGCCAAAATTCCCAGAAGCAGCTTTACCTGGAGTGCAGCAGTGGCACAACAGGATTTATTTACAG agagaaaagaaaaacatcactgaGCTGCCTGGCTTGGAACTGAATGGCATCAGCCAAGAAATGATAGACAAAGCCCTTGGGAAACACATTACACCCATCACCCTGAAATCCACAATCAAGAGCAATCCCCTGTATAGCGATATCCAGGTGGATGACGactgggaggagaagaaaaggacaCCTTCCTGGACTGTGCAGGACTATGACAGACATTCACTGCATTCTAACTTGGCCAGCCACATAAAG GAAAATCCTAATGATCTACAGTTCTGGATGGGGGATATATATACTCCTGGGTACGATACcctgttaaaaaagaaagagagagaaaaaaagcattccaAATGTTGCCGAATCATCCTGCTCATGATACTAGCTGTTTGCATCCTGATTACCATAGTCACGCTCAGCGTTTTACTTACTTAG